Below is a genomic region from Silurus meridionalis isolate SWU-2019-XX chromosome 1, ASM1480568v1, whole genome shotgun sequence.
aactcaccagacctgaacaccATAGAGAATCCATTGGGTATTGTCAACAGGGAattgagaaacaagagaccaaaaaatgcagatgagctgaaggccactgtcaaagaaacccgggcttccataccacctcagcagtgccagaGACTGATCACCTCTATTCCATGccaaattgaggcagtaattcaagtaaaaggagcccctaccaagatttaagtacatatacagtacatgaacATACTTTCTAGAAGGCCAGCAagtcactaaaaatgtttttttgttattggtCTTCTGAAGTATTCGAATTTGTTAAGATTAATTGTGAATTGGtaggtttttgttaaatgtgagccaaactCATCACAATTTAAAGAACCAAAGACTTTAAGGCATTGAGTTTATTTAatgagtttcacaatttgaattgaattactgaaataaatgaacttttccacaactttctaatttattgagatgcacctgtaatTCCTATCTCTAGATTGCAATTTATACATTGGTCAGGAATGTTGGGGTTAAATTTGTGTACTAATTCCAGAGTAATGTATACTCTCATAATCCACTTATATTGCAGAAGTTTAAACCTCATATTAATTGTCTGGGTTTGGGCCTTTAGGCAGATAATATGCCACTCATCTTctgttatattttcatttatatctcGACACCATGCCAAATGTTTATCTTGTGTATTTTCCCTGCAGTTAGTCGAGATTAgtctttaaaataaagaaacttgCCTACCCAATTGAAGTGGCTTAAAGTTTTTCTAAAGGGGATAGATCCAGCAATAAAGGAGAATGGTGATGCAtctcaatttaattaaatatatgtagattatataatattaataaaatattaattgacTCAGTGATTAATTTAGTTGTGTAATTATAATTACTGGTGGCCAAATTATATGTCTGGGGTAATTTTAATGCCAAGACACTGAAAACCTTCATGAGCATTTTTAAATGGAGTTTGGCTGGGGGGTGTAAGACATTCCGAttctttaagaaataaaatcataGATTtggacttatttattttattccctgAAAAAGatccaaatgttttaattaaactcAATAAACATGGTATTAATGTACATAAATTGGATAGGAACAATATAATGTAATCAGCATATAAagctcatttatttttaaaaccatttattGTAATCtctgatatatttatttctttgtactGCACTAACTAAATGTTTAATAGCCAATGTAAAAAGGAGCGGTGACGGGGGGGCATCCCTGGCGTGTGCCTTGAGAAagttaaatgatttaaagattATCTTATTAGTCAATCTCTGCCATCAGGtttgaatatgacatttttaaatcttttcgGCTTCTGGGGAGAGTAAAGAAGTATCAGgggcctctttttttttttttataaataagtgTATGACCTTtaacatatagtgtatattttgaAAAGCTTGTCTACCTTTTACAAAGCCGTTTTTATCAGGTTCGATCAATGATGGTAAATATTTATCATGTCTACTAGCTAAGACTAGCAATTATCTTAGTGTctgcatttcatttaatttaacataTCAATCATTGGCGTTATCAGTTTGTTGTagaagattttatatatatctataggCAGACCAAAGGGGCTCAGCGCTTTCCCACCACTCACAATTAATAGCTGCAGTCAGGTCTGCTTCGTCAATTGGTTGGTCCAATGCTTTGGAGTCTTACTCACATAGTGAGATATTGTGACCGTTCTGTTAGCGCATATGTGAAAAATCTTTGAAGTCTTTGAAATCTTTGCTTCTCATGGGGTCTCCTGGGGCCCCTTCTTCGTACAACCCCAATTACAGGATGCTgtataatgtgtaaataaaaacaatgcagtgacctgcaaatttcataaatcaatattttattgttatttgcaaataaatcaataaataatcatataaaaaattCCATCCTTTTGTTGTCCCatccttattttttaaatgaccatCAAAAACAATGGCAGTACACAAAGTAGAGGAAGTTGGCAACATTTGTGAGTCATTGTGAATAGTGTGAATCCTTGGACATAGTTGGTCTTTAGTGATACTTGGTATATAACTATAAGCAGCTGCTTGTGACAAGAATGGAAGCTGAGTAAGCTGACTGGAGAAAATCTTTTACTATCTCTTACTATCTCTTAAAATTAGGCTGTTAAACAGATTATGCACTATCAATGTAACTTTATTCACGAACACTTGTGTTAATATATAATTGGAAATCTATTGTGCAaagaaaaagtacatatataatataaaaaaaagaaagagaaaaaaaaaaaaaaaaaaaaaaatatatatatatatatatatatatatatatatatatatatatatatatatatatatatatataattttttcatatataaaattCAGACACGTAAAAGTTCCTTCAAACTTAATCTACACACAAAAGGTATTGTGTAGGTACCTATTTATTTGTTGCTGGAGTATCagttttttgcattgttttggAGAATGTTTGcaccacttttttttattatattgagtttataaatatttaaggcaatttatttttgcacaactTTCTTAAGATCCTGCTACAGCATTGAAATATGGTTGAGGTCTAGCCCATTATGGcttcttgatttttttccccccttctttagcagtttattatttaacctttatttgtTCGTTTACAGGCATATCATTGAAGGGGTACTTTTACGATAAAAAGGTCCATCGCTAAATGACAACCTTTTTCAATGTTGCGATCATTTtctatgtgtgggtgtgtgttgcAAGCTCCACCAGTTCTGTCAGTTTCTTTCACTAGGTCCTGGTGGTCACTAAAAACGTttcatgtttagttttttgcatattacagtttataatttttcagaatttatatatttattagtcaGTTTCACACAGAAGATACTGAATTATGAGCCATACATAAATTGTAAATCATTTGTACTGTTTATTGAAGTgcctaattataattttattgatCTATGAAAAATACTTTAATTACCCTCCAATATGTATTCATTACAATAAGGTATTGCcacttaatatataattttgtgtttttcagatTTAAACAAAAGGTTTGAGTAAAAAGGCAGTgagaaatctgtaaaatgtatgCTTTTAGTTTCTTTCAGTGAAGCTGTTGAGTAAAAGATGGGTAATTGGTGGTGATTCATTCCTGTGACTGATTCCATACACCAAAAACAtgtgttcagatttttttattgatttgttcagtGGCCTAGAAACACACCCCATAACCACCAGCTTGTCTTAGTGCTATACACTTTTCAAATGTAGGTCTAccctgtttttctcttttttctttttcttttttttttttacttttttttttttaaataaacagtgttatattctatataatattCTATTGAatgcaacttaaaaaaaaaaatctactttacCTACAGATTTTGCACTAGATTTTATTGATTCAGTTTACTTTTAGTAGTTGGCTGCCAGCCTTGTGGCCAGTATTTACATTACTCTTACCATATGTTGTGCTAATTCTAgatcttatttcttttttgctaaccggtaattaatattaatcaaaAACACAATGCTGACGTTAGCTCGCTTGTAACCATTTTGAATGAGGCTGTAATTgcctaatatatacacacatgcattgtGTATATTTGGCTGTTGTTCTTCAGTGTAGTGACAGTGGTGGCAACTTTGACAGTTTACATGGTCACTCAAGCCTATTAGACTGtcctgtttttattgttgttttgtcAAAATACCCAAGCATTAAACCTGATGTGAGTAGCACCATTAAGCATTACATTCCATTTCTGCACATCTAACTGAATGGATAATGGGCTATTCAAAGAAGCTTTATGACGTGTTTTGATTTAGCGTAAAAAAATGGAATAGAATGAAACTGCCTCATTCAAGTGCCACACAGAGAGGTACCTTAACTGTAATGCTAACAGTTGCGCTCTTTTGTTTAAAACAGCTGCACTACAAGCATTGAAGCGGAAGAAGAGATATGAGAAGCAGTTGGCTCAAATTGATGGAACGTTGTCCACCATTGAGTTCCAGAGGGAGGCGCTGGAGAATGCCAACACTAACACTGAGGTCATCAAGAACATGGGCTTTGCTGCTAAGGCCATGAAAGCTGCTCATGATAACATGTGCGTGATTGACCTTCTActgttctgttttaaatgttactTTGTAAATTGTATTACAGCATTTTCGTACCTGTTAGGTTTCTATCTTTGTTGAGGTGCATTTTCTGATACATCGTGAAACAAATACAGGACCAAATCTACTTTATAtgatattgttataataaattaGAACCCTGttcttatatacagtggaacccacttatctcgacctcggttaactcgacaaccctattaagtcgacgtttttgaagtggaaccgccaaattctaccattacattttttaatggttatgtcgacttttttatgtcgccgaaccctaatatctcgggcacaaggggggaaaaatttgccacttaacgtcaggtatgtcgatcggcactgtgcagccgcagaagaactcgcgaacgtggcggaaaaatcaagccttacagctgctacaggtgttgtattttatactggtgaatctctgctgttagttagtgcacatatgccttttgttgttaaatgttatgcaatgaacaggaggcgaaagccgcgcttggtaggagcgtagcgcggaacgtgggatgagcagcaaaagcatagaattaacaacggcaggatcggggggggaatccgcggtgcgctttgggaagaaaagcgcagccgttgagagagtgccggtgggaaggcacgtaccgggatacgcatgagcgataacaacgaccaccgtgaaccaacatataccaacaataacggacggtgagagtgtggaagtttaaataggagctggtgataagtgctaaacgagcaccatatgtgcgcgattgaagccgggagcatCAGAGAAAGcagccgagaaagcacctgacacgctgaagggggcacgttaatatattgccgccatattgattttcgtttatctcgatcatcggttatctctatgctttttggcaaccccctaggacatcgacataaccgggttccaatGTATAATTATATCTTTTATTGGATGAACATTGTGACTGAAAAAGATAACCAGCACTAATGAGCACTTTCAAATATTGTCATGTAATCTATGTTATGTTAATGTacattgtattgtgtttttgaCCACCttatcatcatcacacacagatgtggttcttcctcaaatgGATCCACACATTTgaataggatgtctttgtatgctgtagcctTCCTGGAACTAAAGGGCCTATTCCAGCTGTGCCCTTTATGCACATAGCAAGGTCCTATAAAGACTTTTTTTGCCAAGGGTAAAAGAACATAAGTGGTCTGCACAGAGCACTGACCTCTATACAATAAACAGCTTTGAAAATAATTGGGATTCCTACTGGCCTTCCCACCTGTCCTCTAAGATGCTCTTGTAACTGGATGGGAAAAAAACTacgttattctaacagcaaatctACTAAATCTTgcattacatatataaaaagcaaatatttgACACTCCCTTGTCTTAAGAAGATAACGAGGATATGTGAGGCATGTTTTTTCCTTTCAGGGACTGCTCATCATCTGTTTTATAATCTgtcaatgtatatatttattttggtcTTTATAATCTTAGAAgttctcattttattttatatacactggcgatcaaaattagagaacaatttataaacaattgaacaattctgtaataatgtaatcttcactgctcaacagttgaaggagtttttgtcgcgtctataccatgctaccagaacaccttttccacaaattaactaaggcataaaaaaaaaaattattttgcagaaaacacactgatcaaaattagagaacaacaatgactgtagcatggaaaaagattacaacaaaattttctgaaggttacaatagtcagcaattagtaggaagtgtacaggcctctgctctgaatgacttcagcacatctgcggccacaggacagcactagtctctcacactgctctggtgtgattttggtccactcttcttccagtctcctccacagttcggtgacagTAGTGGGTttctttgtcgccaaggattttccagaggttctttattgggttgagatcaggactctgggcaggccatgtcattatttcaatgttttcagtttcaaggaactgctttacccattttgctgtgtgacatggagcgttgtcctgcacgAACGCTGCGGACTGATTGGGTGGTGAACGCATGGAAGGACCCATCTGTTGTTGAAGAagaaaccatgacacttcctcctccacttttcactgacttctttacacactttggtttcagtctttctccagttggTCGcggaacataatgtttcccattggacccaaataaattaaacttgcttttatcactgaagtgaactttgtaCCAGTTCTCCTCTaaccacacaacatgcttagtctagccttttgattctttctgctaatgagaggtttggtcactgcagagtgggctttcagtccaaatgctcttaaacatcgagacactgtatgactagacagatccttaccctgttcagtgCTGAattggtgagcaattccagctgcagtgtggaaatgattgcccattgagatcctctgcagtatcctgtcctctcttgtatttgtcttccgtggacgagcagccttcttggcggacttgaataagtttgtgatgttgtaaagattcaatattcttgaaatcacagatttggatcgaccaacttgtcttgctatggctgatagggtcatccctttggccttcatctggacaacctgctgctggcggctttcagtcactttagaacggcccaccatcttgcagagtcagtgtgtgtgtgtgtgtgtgtgtgtgtgtgtgtgtgtgtgtgtgtgtgtgtatatatatatatatatatatatatatatatatatatatatatatatatatatatatataatgggttattctattttatttgtatatatattatttaaccaagcaggcactTTATTGCaaactgttgttcacaaatgttaattcTAGTAATAAACTGCATGAATAAAACATggcaagcaattttatgttttgcatttcttccccctaactatacagaaattgaaccgaactgtGAATTTTATGTATCGTTACGCCccatacataatatatacagctctggggggaaaaaaagagaccacTGCAAAATAATCAGTTTCTTATGTTTTTTCTTACAGGTACATGCATTGGTGAGATAAACAGTTTCGTTTGATTTTTTTGTGAACTGCTGACAATGTTTCTCCTAAATTCAAAATATAACTATTGTTATTTAGAGTGTATATTTAAAGGAAATGACAACACATCAAATTAACACACGATCATGCAGTATTTGCAGAGCTTTAATAACTCAACTAAAACAAAATGCTAATAATTTGTAAACAAATTgttttaatgctttgtctaaataACATTAAGAAATCGGTATTTGGTGGAATAACCCTGATTTGCAGTTACagctttcatgtgtttttgcaTGCTCTCCACCAGTTtttccacattgtttttggtAACTTTATGCCACTCTTTTTGCTAAAAAGCAAACAGCTCAGCTTTTCTTGATGGTTTGTGACCATCCGGCTTCCTCTTGATGACATTCCAGAGGTTTTTAATAGGGTTCAAATCTGGAGATTGGGCTGGCCATGACAGGGTCTTGATCTGGTGATCCTCTATCCAGACTCCAAATGCTCTGGCTGTATGGCATTGtgcattgtcctgttggaaattCCAATCCTCTGAGTTGGGGAACATTGTCTTAGCAGAAGGAAGCAAAGTTCTAATAGAACAACCCTGAACTTGGCTTGATTCATGTGCCCTtgacaaagacaaagacaaatctGTTCAATTCCAGCTTTGCTGAAGCACCCCCAGACCATCACTGACCCACCTCCATATTTTACAGTTGGTGTAAGACACTGTGGGTTGTGGGCTTCTAACCACAGTCCGCTAAGGTCCAATTCCTGTGATCTTTTACAAACTTTAGCCTGGCTCTTTGCTTTTTACTGATGAAGGGCTTTTTACAGTTACAAGATTTCAGCCTTGCTTGTAGGAGCCAGTTTCGAACTGTTCTTGCCGTGCACTTCACCCCAGTCTGCCACTGTTGTTGAAGGTGACTTGAGGTCAGCCTACGGTTCTTGATTGACATTCAAATAAGTTTGGGGTCATCTCGCTTGTTACTGACCTGTTTTCGGCCTTTTCCAGGCTGTAGCTTTGTTTTTCCTAGTGTCTGTTGCTTGATCTTGTTTTTGTGAACTGCTGTCTTTTGAAAAATGAAGGATAGAAGCAACTTGATGCTCACTGAATCCTTGTGCCAGTAAAGCTAGGATTTGAGCCTTTTCTTCTTCACACAAAACCtttctttttactgtttttgGCATGTTCAGtggatattttttaatttcaaattaCCTTTTTGGTAATTTTGGTAATTGGTCACATTGCAGAGTGTTGATTACAACAgtggtttatatttttatggagtatatatatatatatatatatatatatatatatatatatatatatatatatacagtacagaccaaaagtttggacacaccttctcattcaaagagttttctttattttcatgactatgaaaattgtagattcacactgaaggcatcaaaactatgaattaacacatgtggaattatatatggaattatatacataacaaaaaagtgtgaaaccactgaaaaatgtcaaattctaggttcttcaaagtagccaccttttgctttgattactgctttgcacactcttggcattctcttgatgagcttcaagaggtagtcacctgaaatggtcttccaacagtcttgaaggagttccccgagagatgcttggcacttgttggcccttttgccttcactctgcggtccagctcacccctaaaccatctcgattgggttcaggtccggtgactgtggaggccaggtcatctggcgcagcaccccatcactctccttcttggtcaaatagcccttgatgccttcagtgtgactctacaattttcatattcatgaaaataaagaaaactctttgaatgagaaggtgtgtccaaacttttggtctgtatatatatatatcccattAAATAGGATTGGATTGAGGTGATCACCAAATCAGTACCTCATTAAGCAGAATGAGTTGTGCTTAAGTAGAAATTAAAGACTGGCATGGAATTCTTGTCATACTCAGAGAGATTTAGGAGTAAATTGCAGTGGtctcttattttatttccagaggggtgtgtatatgtgtgtatatatataattagtttatttataaattaaaatatattatgcaGTTGGTCAAATAGTGTATGTTTTTCATTATCATAACAGACTTGGAGCTAATTCACACTTATGTAATCAACTTGAATGGACAAGGAAAGCCTTCGGCTTCTGACAGAAATactaatattaaattaaaattatgcCTGTTATTAAAAACTGTGGTGTGTTTCTTGTCCCTTAGGGACATAGACAAAGTTGACGATCTCATGCAGGATATCACAGAGCAGCAGGAGTTGGCACAAGAAATCTCTGATGCAATTTCAAAACCTGTTGGGTTTAGTGAGGATTTTGATGAGGTAAGAACAAGACAAATTTTGCATACTTTCTGCTGTCATGTTTAATTGAGATGAGCTTTAAGGtatttgttgttgttagttCTAACTTTGTTTCTTATTGGTCTAGGATGAACTGCTGGCTGAATTGGAGGAGCTAGAGCAGGAAGAGCTAGATAAGAACCTGCTGGAGATTAGGGACACAGAGAATGTACTGCTGCCAAACGTACCTTCCACATCCTTACCTTCTAGACCAGGtagtttttattcaaatttcatattgatgtttaaaatcttttgtttaattttaaagcTGGTTGGAAATATTAGTATATCATCATTCTAACCATTCCTTATTAAGCAGCAGTATTCAAATCAATTGggcattgtcacaaagcagttttacacagataaatcggttataaggttgtataaaaatgtgtacGTTTATTgcttataagtttgttccttataattgtttatcacTGATGAGCAAGTCACtggcgacagtggcaaggaaaaactcactgagatggcatcatctgggtggcactaaatgtccattcattgccGTTCTATTGAGGTGTGTATTAACAGGTGtttaaaactgttcatgcagcctgtggtcctgagccattgtaccgacatataagagtggaag
It encodes:
- the LOC124393121 gene encoding charged multivesicular body protein 4b, with amino-acid sequence MSLFGKLFGSSGKGGKAPSPQEAIQRLRDTEEMLTKKQEFLEKKIEQELLTAKRNGTKNKRAALQALKRKKRYEKQLAQIDGTLSTIEFQREALENANTNTEVIKNMGFAAKAMKAAHDNMDIDKVDDLMQDITEQQELAQEISDAISKPVGFSEDFDEDELLAELEELEQEELDKNLLEIRDTENVLLPNVPSTSLPSRPAGKKREEEEDDDMKDLEAWAAN